DNA from Pirellulales bacterium:
TGGCGGCCGTGGCGGCTCGGGAGGACTCGGCTACAACGGCCCGATCGAACAACAGAATGGCGCGCCCGCCGGCGATGGCGGCAATGGCGGCAACGGGGCGGCAGCCGGCAATGGCGGCAACGGCGGAGCAGGAGGCGCAGGAGGCGCAGGGAACACCGCCTTCGGCGCGGGCATTGCCGTGTTTGGCGGTTCGGCCGAACTCGATAAGGATGCGCTTTTTATTAATAGCGAATTTGGCGGTGCCGGAGGGCCAGCCGGAGCGGGCGGCGCCGGAGGCGCAGGCGGCCACGGTGGCGCCGGAGGCTCAGGCGGCTCGGGCGGCTCCGGAGGGGACGGGGGAACGAGCTTCCACCGTGGCTGGCTTGTTGGTAGCGGCGGCCAAGGCGGCAATGGCGGTGCTGGCGGGCAGGGGGCGCAGGGAGGAAACGGAGGAAACGGTGGGACCTCGGGACTTTCAGGGACCGGCGGCAGCGTTTTTGGCGGCAGCATTTACCTTGGTGGCGGCGCCCTGCAGATAGGACTGGGAACGACTTACACCGGCTTGCAAGTTGCTGCCAGTGGCGGTGTCATCGGCGCACAGGGCGCCGCGGGCTCAGGCGGTGCAGGGGGCACCGGCGGACTCGGCGGCAGTGGCGGACGCGGCGGCCTGGGGGGCCATCTCGTTCCCCGAGCCAATGGCTTCCGCGCGGCGGGCGGTGGCGACGGCGCCCAGGGAGGGACAGCGAGTGGTGGAGCACCGGGAGTCGCAGGCGGGGTCGGTGGTATCGGCAAAGCGGGTACGGCCGCCGGCAGTGGCATCTATGTCGCGGGCGGCACGATTACCACCGCCATGCCCGCCACGCACATCGGCGTGCTATCCCAACCGCCGGCCAGCGTACACGCCGGCTCAACTTTCTCGCTACAAGTCGCCGCCGAAAATAGCAGTGGCGTTCCCGACCCAACCTATAACGGCCCGATCTCGGTAGCAATTATCACCAATCCGGGCGGCGGATCGCTCTCGGGAACGGTGACCGTCAACGCAATCAGTGGAGTGGCGACGTTCAACGATCTGTCTATTTCGCAGCCCGGCAACGGGTACAAATTGATTGTCGCCACGGCGGGACTGACGTCGGGCTTCACGCAACTCTTCAACGTCACCAGCAGCACCTCCGGTGTACCGCCAACCGTTACCCAGGTGCTTGCCAGTGGCACGACCTGGTCGGCTTCGTTCTTGACCGCCTTGCAGGTGGCCGGGCACGGGAATGGCACCGGCTACGTCATCCCCGCCGGCGCAACACAACTGAACGCGCTTCCCTGGGCGAACGTCAATCAGATCGAAATCTCGTTCAGCAAGGATGTGAGCGTCTCCCAATCGAGTCTCGACCTCAGCGAGTTAGGAAGTACGATTGCGACGACTGGCTTCCGCTATTTTCCAGCCACCTTCACGGCGGTGTGGACACTGGCAAATCCGGTCGGCGCCGGCACATTGAATCTCGTTTTGCACTCGACCGGGGCAAGCGCGGTGAAGGACTCAGCCGGCAACGCGCTCGACGGTGAATGGACCAACGGCGTGAGCGCCTATCCATCAGGCAACGAAGTGGCCGGTGGGGATTTCAACTTCGGGATTCGCGTGTTGCCGGGCGACGCGAACGGCGACGGCATTGTGAACAGTCAGGATTTGGCCGCAGTCACGGTGGGCTGGCTTACCTCTGGCGTGGTCGGTGACGTGAATGCCGACGGCATCGTCAACTCGCAGGATCTGGCGCTGATTGCCTCGCAATGGCTGGCAAGCGTGCCGGGGGGCACCGCTGCTCAGGCGAATACTTTCCGTGGCCAAAGCTTGATGGCCATAAATCTACAAACGGGGAATAGTGCCGCGGCCACCGGCATGGACGTCGGCGTTAGTGCGCCGGCGGCTACTGCCACGGTACCCGACGTGTTGGCGGCATCCACAAGCGGTGCAACGGAGACGTCGAATGTCGTACGTGCCACCATCGTCGTCGGCGCTGCTGAGCCCGCTGACTCACCGGCCGCGCAAGTTGTGCCAACTGCGTTGATGTTGCCTGAAACTTCGACGGCCGTACCGCCGCCTGCCGAGCATCTGGCATCGTTTATCTCAAGCGCGGGCAATAGCACTTTGTCTGCGCCGAACAACAACATAAGCTCGTCCGAGACCCGCGCCCCGTTCGACGGCCTTGCCGTCCTCGAAGAGCGGATCGGGGGCTGGATAGCCTCGCAGTCGGGTGAGTTGGGCCCGGCGTCGCTCGAGCTGTCCTCGCTTGGGGATAACCACCGTTGGTCGCTGGATGACGACACGCTCGACGCGATATTGGCCGCGCGTTTCGCGGTTAGATCTTAGCGGGCCTTGGACGTGGCGCGCCGGCGTTTGTGCCCATGGCTACGCGACGCTTTGCTGCCTTCGGCTTCTTCGCCTTCGGGGCTTTCGGCTTCGACGTTGATTTGCTCGGCAAGCTCACTGAGCTTTCTGTCGGTCGCGGCCTCTTCGTCGAGCGTCTGTTGCAGAAGATTGCGAGCTTGATCCTCGCCGAGCAACTCGGCGTACGTGCGCACGCAGCCGTAGCCGGCGATCTCGTAATGCTCGACGCGCTGCGCGGCGGCAATCAAACCCGCGTCAAGGACTTCCGGCTCGGCGTCTTCTTGCAGCAGTTCCTCGCCTTCCTCGATCAACCCTACCATGGCCTTACACGTTTTAGCCTTCGCCTTCTGCCCGAGCAGCTCGAATACTTGCTCCAATCGTTCGGCATGTCCCTTCGTCTGCTCGAGATGATCGAGAAAGCCTTGTTGCAAATCCTCGGAATGCGCTGCCTTTGCCATTTTCGGCAGCGCTTTGATCAACTGCTTTTCCGCGCTGTACAAATCCTTGAGCTCGTCAACAAAGAGTTCCTTCAGCGTTGCCATCTTCATGACCTACCAATCCTTTCAGGGCCGCCGGCGGCCACTCCGAATAAAGGTTCGCATTCCTGAGCCGTGAAACCAGGAGCCGAGCTGCTGTTAGCGCCACCGATTGACGAGGCGCATGGTCAACCCGAAAACGACGCCCGCGCCGACGGCCATCGCCAGCGTCTGCAAGGGTCGCGCGCGAATCGAGTCTCGGGCGCACTCCGCCAGGTCGGTCACCTGAGCGCGGCCGGCGTCGAAGACTTCGTGCATCTGTTCGCTCATGCCATTGAGGGCCTCGCGCCCGGCCGCCGTTGCCTCGCGGCGCACCGCCTTGACAGCTCGTTCTCCATGCTCGGCAGCATTACGCACGTGCTTACGGCTGTTGCTCGCCATTTTGAGATTCTCCGTTGATTCGAGGTTGGTTCTCTAAAAAATCCTGGGCGCTCACGAGTCGCGATTGATCTGTTTCGCGCGGTCCTTTACCTTCTCGACGACCTTCTCCGCGGCCTGCTTCACCTTGCCGGCGGCCTGATCGATCTTGCCCTCGCGGCGCATTTTGTCGTTGTCCGCGAGCGCGCCGGCGGCCTCTTTCACGCGACCTTTCACTTCTTCTGCTTTCCCAGCCATGATCTGCTCCTCTCGAATTCGTTGTTGGTATCGGACGACAGGATGCCCGTCCCTCTCATGGATTCGGTGGTATTGCAAGTCATGTGCCAGAGCAACATCGCGGAAAACTTGCCGGGCAATTTCCGGTTCTCTGGCCGATCGTGAGGCCCTACTGGCCGTCGGCACGCCATTCCGGTTTCGCTGCGATGCTGGCACCGGAGCCAGGTAAGTCGATTTTTTCGGAACAACTGACTGCTCGGCATCGTGTATCTTGGGAACAGGTTGATTCGTCGAGCGAGGGGGTTGTAACGGTGACAGCGCGTCTTGTTGTTCTGCTGTGCCTCGTGATTGCCGCGCCGGTGAGTTGGGCCGAAGAAGTCGCCACGGTCGACATCGATCTAGTCGATCAGCAGCCGATCGAGTACCCGACGCATCATGTGCAAGGGCTCGCCGTCACGGCCGATTCTTATTGGATTTCCAGCGTCGACCGCCGCGCGCGCGTCGGCTTTGTCTTCCGCGTTGACCGCGCCACGGCCAAGCTGGCAGGCAAACGCGAATTGTCGTTCGACGCCCAGTTTCATCCGGGCGGGATCGAACTCGCCGGCGATTCTTTATGGGTTCCCGTGGCCGAGTACCGGCCGCGCTCGACGAGCACGATCCTCAAGCTCGATGCGCAAAGCCTGGAAACCCAAGCGTCGTTCACCGTCGACGACCATATCGGCTGCCTGGCCGTCAACGCCGGGGGCCAGATTACGGCCGCGAATTGGGACGCCCGAACGTTCTATCGCTTTACCGCCGACGGCAAGAAGCTGGGCGAGACCGCCAACCCGCGGCCGACGGCTTATCAAGATCTGAAATCCTGGGGCGAGCTCCTCGTCGGTTGCGGCACCGAGAAGGTTGAGGGGCAGGTGCGGCCCGTCGTCGATTGTCTGCGCCCCGACACGCTGGCGCTTGAGGCGCGCTGGAGGCCGCGCGGCACGCTCCGCTCGGGCGGCAACAATTTCTGCCGCGAAGGCTGCGCGATCTTTAAAGGAGCGCTTTTTCTGATGCCGGAGGACGGTCCGCAGACGACCATCTATCAGTTCGCGGCGCCACGACCGTGATCGAGAAGTTCGGAGGAGCATGCGAGGCACTTTCACGTTACGTGCTAGCAGCGCTTCGCCCCGCCATGGCGGGGCATGCTCGGCACTCGGGCACGAATCGTCTGTACCCCGCGACGCTTAACGGCTAAGCTTTTCGCCCTGCGCCACCGTCTTTCCAGCCACCCATCTCGCGACTCGCTTCCCCGCCGAGCGATTTCAAGGAGCTGCGATGTGCCGTCATGCCCGGATTCGTCCCCCGCGCCACTTAGCGATCATCGGCATCCTCATCGCAGGCTGTGCGCTGCTATCCGCGGGCACACGCGCCGCGGCGGCACCGGCTGGGGCAAGCGTTACCGCCAAGGCCGAAGGTGCGGCGCCTGCCTCGCCCTCTACCTTGGAAGAAACGCTCGTCAAGCGCAAGGAGTTGGCGGCCCAGATCGCGGCGCTCGCTCAACAAGATCCGCAGGGCGCCAGTGGCAATGATTCGCTTGACGTCTCCGACAGTGAAGACGAGCTGGAATTCCTCGAGGTCCTGGATGGCGTCTATGGCGAGCAGCAAGCCCGGCTCGAACAGCGGCAGGAGCTCACGGCCGAAAAACAGCGCGTACAGGCGGATCTCGACGCGCTGCGCAAATACGGCGCGAGCGAGACGAAGCCGTACTCGTTCTTGCTGTTGGAGGATCTGCGAGACGAACTTGCGGCGGAAGAGGATCGCGAAAACGTCAACAACGCCGATTTGAAGCAGGCCGCGCAAATGATCGAGGCGGCGCAGGCGCACTTCAGTCAAGCAGAACGCGAGCGGCGCCGCATCCAAGAAACCATGGCCGAAAACAAGCGTGCGGACCAGCAAGCTGCGCTCGCCCACGATCTGAAATTGGCCGAGCGCGAAAGCCAGATTGCCAAAGAGCTGATCACGGTCCGGCAACTTGAGGTCGATGTAAGGGCGTTGCGGCGCGACGTGTCGACCGTGCGCAAGACGCTGTTGGCCGAGAAGGTCGCGTTGATCGGCCGCGACGTTCGCTTCACCCGGCAGGACGTGCAGGACCGATTGAAGGCGCTGACTGCCGTCGAGGCGGGGTTGAACGCGAAGCTCAAGCAAGTCCGCGCGAGCCGCCGCAAGACCGAGCTGGAGCAAACAGCGTCTCTTAAGCAGTTACATGATAACAAGGCTGCACGCGCGGTCATGGATCTGGCCGCCGAGTCATGGCATGTGGCGCGCGACGCGCAGCAGATCGAGATGTCGCTTCTGAACGAATGCCTCGGCGACACTCGGCGACTGCGTCATTATTGGGAATGCCGCTTTGCGGCCGAGACTGGCACGGCCACGCCCGCCGAGCTGGCCGAATGGCGCGTCACTTTGCAGGACCTGCTAACCGAATTGGGCGATCGGCAACGGTCCCTGGCCCAGCAAATCGAAACGACCCGCGCCAGCCAGGCGAAACTCGTCCAGCGCATGCGCGACGACGAGGACGCCGACATCAAGAAATGGGGCGAATTTCAATCGACCCAATGGCAGTCGCTACGCGAGGTGTGCGAAACGAACGTCGTGCAGCTCCAGGTCACCCAGCGCTGGGCGGAGCGGTTTAGCGAGGAGCTCGATGCGCGGCTGAAGCCGCAGCACGCGGACAGTTGGCGCACCAAAGCCGAGGAGCGCTTCTTGGTCGCCTGGCAGTGCGAAGTGTTCACGGTCAACGATCGTCCGATCACGATTGGTAAAATCGTCACGCTGATTTTCTGGCTGTTTTTGAGCGTCTTCGCGGCCCGTGTTTTGAGCCGCTTGTTGGGCCAGCAGATCCTGCCGCGGTTCGGCCTCAACGAGGGAGCCTCGCACGCCATCCGCGCCATGGCTTTCTATTCGTTAACGATGCTCTTTGGCGTCCTGTCGTTTCAGGTCGTGCATATCCCGCTTTCGGCCTTCGCGTTTTTAGGCGGTGCCGTGGCCATCGCCGTGGGCTTCGGCAGCCAGGACATCGCCAATAATTTCATGAGTGGAATCATCCTGCTCGCTGAGCAGCCGATTCGCGTGGGCGATATCGTGATGGTCGACACCGTGCAAGGCACTGTTGAACACATCGGCCCGCGCAGCACGCGCATCAAGACCGACGCAAATCATGAGCTAGTCGTGCCGAACAGCAAGCTCTTGTCGGATAAGGTGACCAACCTGACCCTGTCCGACAGCCTGATCCAGACGACCGTCGCGGTGACGTTGCCGACGAAAATCCCGGTGAAAGAGGCCAAGGGACTTCTCCTCGCCGCGGCGCTGTCGCAGCCGGCGGTGCTGCACGCCCCTTGTCCCGTCGTATTGTTCAAACAGTTCGGGACGACGACGATGGACTTCGAGCTGCATTTCTGGCTGCAATTGCGCGACGAGATGCAGGCGGCGATCGCGCAGAGCGACGTGCGCGAAGCCATCAACGAGCTGTTCCTGGAGCAAAACGCACAAGCGGCGATCAGCACGCCCACAAGTGCGGTTTCGCCCGCGGCCAGTCGCGCGAGCGCCGCATAAGAGAACGGTCGCCGATCAACTCAGCGTCCGCCGTCGTGCGCGGCATTCACCGCCGGCTTCGGCCGATGGCCCATTTGGATCTCGACCATCGTGCGATAGCGACCGCTCGAAGCCATCAAGTCGTCATGCGTGCCGCGTTCGACGATCTCGCCGTCGACCAGCAGCACGATCAGGTCAGCGTGCATGATCGTGCTTAAGCGGTGAGCGATGACGAAACTGGTGCGCCCCCTGAGCAGCGTGTCGAGGCTTTGCTGGATCAGCCGCTCGCTTTCCGTGTCGAGATTGCTCGTGGCCTCGTCCAGGATGAAGATGCGCGGATCGGCCAGCACGGCCCGGGCGATCGCCAACCGTTGCCGCTGCCCACCGCTGAGCTTCACGCCCCGCTCACCGATGAGCGTGTCGTAACCGTCCGCTAGCGACACGATAAACTCGTGCGCGTTGGCCACGCGGGCCGCTTCTTCGATTTGTGCGGGCGTCGCGTGCCGCGCGGCGTAGCCGATGTTGGCCGCGATCGTACCGTCGAACAGGAAAATATCCTGCTCCACCACGCCCAGCAATCGGCGATAGCTTTCCACATGGATATCGCGCAGGTCGACGCCGTCGAGGGATACCGAGCCCTCGACCGGATCGTAGAACCGCGCCACCAGGTTGCAAAGCGTGGTTTTGCCGGCGCCGCTCGGTCCGACCAAGGCGATCATCTGGCCCGGTCGTGCGTCGAGATCGACGTTGCGCAGCACGTATTGGCTTGTGCCCGGGTAATGGAAGCTAACGTCTCGCAATTGCACGTGGCCGGCGACCTCATCGCGAGCAATGTCTCGCGCGCCAGGACGCGACGGCATCTCGCGCGGCTCGTCCAAGAGATCGTAAACCCGATCCAGACCGGCCAGATTGTTCTGCAGTGTCGTGGCGCTCTCGGCCAATACGGCCAGCGGTTCGAGCAGCATGACCAGATACACGAGGAACATCATCAGCTCGCCGACCGAAAGGGCGCCGGAGAGCACCTGCGAACCGCCGTAAATCAACAACAGCGCCGATGCACCGGGAATCAGCACGGCCCACACCATTTCGACACCGCGCGACCACCACCAGGCCAAGAGCTCGTGCCGGGCCATGAGGTTGCCTCCGCGCGTGAAGCGGGCCGTCTCGCTATGGCTGCGCCCAAAAGCGCGCACGACACGCATCCCGCCAAAGGCCTCGGTCGCGTGACTGTCGATTTCTTGCCGTTGCCGGCGGATCTCGCGGAACTGGGGGCGAATGCGTCCGATCCAGGTTCGGTGCGTCACGAAAACCGTGGGAATCACGACCAGCGAGCCCAGCAACAACCGCCAATCGACCCAGGCCAACACCGCCAGGCTGGCCAAGAGCTGAATGACGGCGCGCCAGGGGTTGTAAATCATGTTGAAGACCAGGTCGCCCACGCCACCCGCGTCTTCGCGCAAGATGCTGGCCACGCCCCCGGACTTGATCGCATACACCCGATGCAACGGCAGTCGTACCGCATGCGCGAAGACGCGCTTGCGCAGATCGACCTGAAGTCGCTTGACCGTCACCGTGGCCAGGTACCGCCCCCAGGTGTTGACCACCAGCGATACGACCGAGATCACGAACACGCCCAGCGCCAAAATCAAAAGAGCGGGCATGCCGGTCGCCGGCAGATGCCAGCGTTCGACGAGCGGCAGCGGCTTACCGGGAAACACGTTGTCGACGACCAGCTTCGTCGCCGCCGGAGGCACGAGCTTCAAGAGCGTCGAAACCGTCAACGTCGCCAGCGCAATTCCTAACGATAGCCGGTGACCACGGGCTAGCGACAGAAAATGCCGCACCAGCAACCAGGCCGAGCGATGGGAGCGGCGCGATGATTGCGGCGCACTGCCATTTTTCTCGGCTGCGCCGTCGCCGTGACGCTCGGCGCGTAATCGCTTCCGGTACTCGGCGAAGCGGGCGCGACTGGAAGAGCTACGTGTTTTCATCGGACGTTACTTGGCCCTTTGCGGAATAGCGCCCTCCACGCTCGTGCGTTCCTGGGACGGGGGCGGCCGCGGTCTGAAGTATTTTAGCGCAGTGCGGCTGGTTTGGCGCATCCGACCAAAACAACATGCCTGAAGCCGCCGGAATTGTGGTGAGAAGGGCAGTCGGACGCTTTGATCCGTCAGGGCTTGTCGCGGCCCGCGGCGCCCGGTTTTTGGATGGCAAACAGGTGGTGCTCGCCGCGAACCAGCAACTGGCTGCCGGCTAACCCGGGCGTGGAAAGGAACATTTCCTCATCCCCCAACGAGTTGACGCGCAGCACCTCGAAATCGTCGCCGGCTTTGATGACGAACGTGTCACCGAACTCGCTTAAGCAAAAGATATTGCCGTTGGCGGCCCAAGGAGACGCCGTGAACGCGCGGCCGTTGGGTAGCCGCTTCCGTTCGTATACCGCCTTGCCGGTCTGCGCATCGTAGCAGGACAGAATTCCCAAATCGGTCAGAGCGTAAACGCGGTCCTGGAAGTAGAGCAGCGACGGATTGTACGGTGCCGCGCGGCGCAAGCACCAGGCAACGAAATCATTGTTCGATGCGTCCGCAGCCAGCGAGATATCCCCCGCCCCTCCCGGACGCACGGCCACGATGGGCCGTTTACTGCTCAGCACGTGGCCCGATGCCAGGTACAGCAAATTCGGCCCGGCCAGCGGCGACGGGATCGAATGGGCCGACATGTCACCGAGATGCCACAGCAGTCGACCATCAAGATCGTACGAGCGAACGACACCGCTGCCCGAGATGACTAGCTCGCTGCGCAGCGCATTGTGCCAGAGGTAGGGGGTCGACCAGCAGCTTTTCTCGGGCCGCGCGACGCGCCAATTCTCGGCGCCGGTCTTGCGATCCAAGGCCAGAAGAAACGATTCGTCCTCGTTGTCATTGAGAACCAGCACGTTTTCGCCGTACATGATGGGCGAACTGCCCGTGCCCATCCCGTCGGCCGTCTTGTAGCTTCCCAACGTGCGCGACCAGAGAGGCTGGCCGTCAAAGTCGTAGCAGAACACGCCCAGGTTGCCGAAATAGGCGTACACGCGCTCGCCGTCGGTGACGGGCGTTTCCGAAGCGTAGGTGTTCTTCAAGTGAACCGACTGCGGGGGCACGCCTTCGTGCGCGACACGCTCCCACAACAAGCGACCATCGGTCCGGTCCAGGCAGTACACGTACCACTTGTGCGGCACCGAGGGCGCCACTTTTTGATCGCCACCGAAATACAGGCCCCGTTTGCGCTCGGCCTGGTCCTCGGCGCTGGTAACACTCGTAAGAAAGACGCGCTTCCCCCAAACGATCGGCGACGACCAGCCGCGGCCGGCGATGGCCGTCTTCCAGGCGACGTTCTCGGTCGCGCTCCAGGTGTCGGGCAAATCGGGATGATCGGCAACACCGCGCGCACCCGGCCCGCGGAATTGCGGCCAGTTGTCGTCCGCAATGGCAAACGCGCCCGGCGCAACCGCCGCGGCGGATACCAGCAAAGCAAATCTGGCGAGGCGAGCGATCATGCACGTTCCCCGAAACGCGGCTCCCAGGCCCTAATGTAACCCGCGACCAGAGAGCGGGACAGCCAGCGCTAGCGCCCCAGATACGCCCTCAGAGGCTGATGCCGCTTTTGCTGATGGGCAGATCGACCCACACGCGCGTGCCGCATCCGGGTTCGCTATGCACATCGGCGCGGCCGCCGAACAAGCGAGCCCGCTCGATCAGCCCACGCAGCCCGAAGCGCCCTTCGGGAACTTCGGCGCGATTGAAACCGACGCCGTCGTCGACGATCGTCAGCACGACCCGCTCATCGACCTGGGCCAACTCAACGTGTACCTCCGAGGCCTGGCTATGGCGGCGGGCGTTGGTCAGCGACTCCTGCACGATGCGAAACAGCGTTCCTTCCAGCAGGGGCGGCAAGCGCGAGAAACGCACATCGTGCGAGAAGGTCATGTGTGGGCCCGCCTCGGCTTGACGCTCGTTGATCAGATACTCGATAGCCGCCAGGATGCCCTTGTCGTCGATGACCATGGGCCGCAGGTTGGAAACCATACGTCGTCCCTCGCCGATCGCTTTGCGCAGCGCGCACTCGATGGTTTCCAAGCGGGCCATTAGACAGGAATGCTCGGGAGACAAGCGGGGGCGTATCGATTCGACCAGCATCTTGGCCCCGACCAGATCTTGAATGAACCCGTCGTGGATCTCGCACGCCAGCAGGTGCCGCTCGCGCTCCTGCAAATCGAGGAGCCGTTTCAAGAGCTTTCTCTCCATCCGCAGGCTGTCTTCGACGTTGCGTTGTTCGGTAATGTCTTCGGCGATGCCCGCGACCCGTGCGGCCTGTCCGTTGGCGCCGCGGCTGATATAAGCCCGATCCCGAATCCAGCGCACCGCTCCGTCGGGGCGTACGATGCGATACTCCGCTTGAAAGGACCCGGACTCAAGGGCCGCGTCGAACGAGCGCTTCACGCGATCAGAATCATCAACGTGCACGGCGTCGAACCAGCCGCGGTTTTCCTGGTAGAACTCCTTGGCGCTTCGTCCCCAGATGCGCTCATAGGCATTCGTGACATACAGCAGGCGGCGATCGATGGGGTTCAAGAGCCAGAAGACCTCGCGCACGTTCTCGGCCAGTTGGCGGAACCGCTGCTCGCTCTCGGACAGTGCTTCTTGCACGCGGACGACGTCGGTGACGTCGCGCGCAATCACCAGCGCTGTCTTCTCTTGCTGGCTGGCAAGAGGAACAACCCGGACGGACCGAATCGTGCCATCCAGCCAGTGCGTCTCGAAACAATCGGATTGACCTAGCTCGCAGCATCGTGCAAGCGCGTCGTGACAGCGAGGATGGTCGGCGCTGGATAGGAGGGCATAAAGATTACCGCCCGGGCAACCGGAGCGCGCGGATTGACCATTATTGCCATACGAAATGTTGCCCTTTCGATCGACGGCCAGTATCGTGAGGTCGTCGTGGGCGGCGAGCGCGGCGAGCATCGCTTCGGCATCAGGCGGTGAACCAATATCCCGCTCGGGGTTCCTGGCATCGTTGTCCGTCATTCGATCAAGCATGGCCCATGCCTCTCGCGCGGCGTCGTCCCGTGCGCCGCCCGAATCGTTTATCGCGTGGCGGCGTCTTGTAGCAAAAGTCTGCCCGCCTCGTTCAACAGCAACTCGCGTTCCAGTAATTCCTGTCGCGCGGGCCTCCACTCGGCCAACGTCGCGGCCGGGGAGGGCAACGGTTCCGCCTCGGCGCGCTGCCGCCACTGTTCGGCAGCCGGCTCGTCACCCAGATAGGCATGCGCGATAGCCAGAATTGCGTAGTCCGCGCTGCCGGGCGTCCAACCGGGGGTGCCTAGCAGTTCCTCGAACTGTTGCAGCCCCTGCTGGTACTGCCCGGACCTGAGCAGCGCAAGCGCCAACGTGCGCTGAAAGGCGATTTTCTTGGTATTACCGGCGAGCGCCCGCTGGGCCATCTCCAGTATTTCCTGAGGATCCGCCCCGCAATTCGGAGCCATCGCGCACGTCCAGACCATCACGCGCAAGAGGTCGGGCTCGGCGTGCGCAGAGAACAAATCGATAAGGCGGCGGCAAACCGCCTGGTACGAAGATTCCGCGCCTTGCGCGAGTGCGACCCGTGCCTGATCGAGCAGCATCTGGGCAATCGCCGTATCCGTCTCACCGCGGCTTTCGGCGGTTTTATCGATGGCCTCGTTCAGTGCGGCAAATGCCGCGGGCAGGTTCCCCGCCATCTCGTCGGCCAGCGCGGTCTGGCGTAGCGTAGAAATCAGATGCGCCGCGGACTCCTTATTGTTGGGAATTGCGCGGGCCAGCGCCAACTCCTGCCGGCAAAGATCGCTCGATTCTTTAAGGCGATGGTCGGCGTACAACAGGTTCAGCAACTCCTGCAGGCAGACCGCGCGATTCGTAAGATTCGAGGACTCGTAGCGAAAGATTTCGAGCGCCTCGCGCAACACCGCCTCGGCTTCGGACGTTTCGCCGGTCTTGAGCAACGGCTCGGCCATGCGCACTTTCGTCAGCCCAATGGCGCGATGGCGATCACCATAAATGGCACGGCACAAGTCGAGAGTATCGCGATAGACCGCCAACGCCTCCTTGTTGCGTGCGGAGCTGATCAGCGCTTCCGCCCAGGTGTAGTGGGGCCAGATCAGTACCGGGTGGCGATCGCCAGCCGCAACGCGGATGCGGGCGATTGCGGCCTCGATCGTGGACAAGGCGGCGCGTCCACTTCCCACGCGAGATTGCACGTAGGAGCGCAACATCAGCAGTAAGCCGGCGCCGATGTCCGAGTCGCCGTTTTCAGACAGCACGCGATTGGCCTCGGCCAATAGTGCCGCGGCATGCATGGCCTTCCTTTCCACCTCGTAGCGCAGCATGCCCAGGCCGATTAGCGCGAAGCCATAGCGCATCGGATAGGCGTGCTCGCGCTGGTGGAAGCGCACGACCTGTTCCATGAGCGGCACGGCCGCCAGTTTTTCTTCCGCGCTGCTATGGCCGTTCGTCACGGCCATCCATGCCAGGTTGAACTTGGTGCGAATCGTGTCCGGGTCGTCAGGGCCCAACTCCCGTAAACGGATGGCCAGCGCTCGCTCCAATAATTGCCGCGTTGCGCTGAAATCGAAAT
Protein-coding regions in this window:
- a CDS encoding dockerin type I domain-containing protein, translating into MSHPHPSCRREGLRVDRRTATRSLALEPLEARRLLAVFNVNDVAGLTAAVSTANHNGDATNTINLAAGTYTLNASAGELLLQDLNSSVASKALTIVGAGQTKTVIDGASATRVFEIASTPGATSSALIEHLSINHGNATNGGQLGTSAALGGGLLIDGGSVTLSDVAMRSDQANAAAGAAGIGAFHGTDGGAGQNARGGAIYLAAGSLNLFGSLIDHGVAQAGAGGNGGSGGISGAPPMHGAAGSAGPNGANGAIATGQGQPGQNGLPGTPGKNGIPGGNDSVLVGQGGRGGDGGDAAGGGLYVAGGQLTIANTTFQNNSVLAGHGGVGGVGAQGNQLAGGAGGAGGQGGSGGDGGHGGPNTGPNPAGNGGNGAAGAAGGLGATGGLAANGGNGGTGGNGGDAEGGAIYLAGGNATMQTGTVQNNYAWGGRGGAGGAGGAGGNGGSGARGGNGGRGGSGGAGGGFASQSQAHGGSGGDGGNGAAGGLGGNARNGGDGGIGGLAGTAAGAGLFVAGGSLTITSYSITANQAAGGIGGVGGAGGVGGRGGNGGRGGAGGDGGRGGSGGLGYNGPIEQQNGAPAGDGGNGGNGAAAGNGGNGGAGGAGGAGNTAFGAGIAVFGGSAELDKDALFINSEFGGAGGPAGAGGAGGAGGHGGAGGSGGSGGSGGDGGTSFHRGWLVGSGGQGGNGGAGGQGAQGGNGGNGGTSGLSGTGGSVFGGSIYLGGGALQIGLGTTYTGLQVAASGGVIGAQGAAGSGGAGGTGGLGGSGGRGGLGGHLVPRANGFRAAGGGDGAQGGTASGGAPGVAGGVGGIGKAGTAAGSGIYVAGGTITTAMPATHIGVLSQPPASVHAGSTFSLQVAAENSSGVPDPTYNGPISVAIITNPGGGSLSGTVTVNAISGVATFNDLSISQPGNGYKLIVATAGLTSGFTQLFNVTSSTSGVPPTVTQVLASGTTWSASFLTALQVAGHGNGTGYVIPAGATQLNALPWANVNQIEISFSKDVSVSQSSLDLSELGSTIATTGFRYFPATFTAVWTLANPVGAGTLNLVLHSTGASAVKDSAGNALDGEWTNGVSAYPSGNEVAGGDFNFGIRVLPGDANGDGIVNSQDLAAVTVGWLTSGVVGDVNADGIVNSQDLALIASQWLASVPGGTAAQANTFRGQSLMAINLQTGNSAAATGMDVGVSAPAATATVPDVLAASTSGATETSNVVRATIVVGAAEPADSPAAQVVPTALMLPETSTAVPPPAEHLASFISSAGNSTLSAPNNNISSSETRAPFDGLAVLEERIGGWIASQSGELGPASLELSSLGDNHRWSLDDDTLDAILAARFAVRS
- a CDS encoding ferritin-like domain-containing protein; the encoded protein is MKMATLKELFVDELKDLYSAEKQLIKALPKMAKAAHSEDLQQGFLDHLEQTKGHAERLEQVFELLGQKAKAKTCKAMVGLIEEGEELLQEDAEPEVLDAGLIAAAQRVEHYEIAGYGCVRTYAELLGEDQARNLLQQTLDEEAATDRKLSELAEQINVEAESPEGEEAEGSKASRSHGHKRRRATSKAR
- a CDS encoding CsbD family protein, which codes for MAGKAEEVKGRVKEAAGALADNDKMRREGKIDQAAGKVKQAAEKVVEKVKDRAKQINRDS
- a CDS encoding DUF6454 family protein encodes the protein MTARLVVLLCLVIAAPVSWAEEVATVDIDLVDQQPIEYPTHHVQGLAVTADSYWISSVDRRARVGFVFRVDRATAKLAGKRELSFDAQFHPGGIELAGDSLWVPVAEYRPRSTSTILKLDAQSLETQASFTVDDHIGCLAVNAGGQITAANWDARTFYRFTADGKKLGETANPRPTAYQDLKSWGELLVGCGTEKVEGQVRPVVDCLRPDTLALEARWRPRGTLRSGGNNFCREGCAIFKGALFLMPEDGPQTTIYQFAAPRP